One stretch of Rhipicephalus sanguineus isolate Rsan-2018 chromosome 10, BIME_Rsan_1.4, whole genome shotgun sequence DNA includes these proteins:
- the LOC119406659 gene encoding myeloid leukemia factor 2, with product MSGAKECTSAGVRLAQRAKSPASGDPPDSRMQGSATVCRSGDHRLRQSITIKSKVESSCSTKTAVTCISEKGTRSVVQHRSTARHPEVVRTTAFLHEMSNGAGATINTYEDSRSGIRQLSVGRHIGDRSHLSEKSRNEFTGEEEKSEHLVNIAYEELGGFESEWKQRMGQE from the exons ATGAGCGGCGCGAAGGAGTGCACGTCGGCGGGCGTCCGGCTGGCGCAGCGTGCCAAGTCACCCGCCAGCGGGGACCCGCCGGACTCCCGGATGCAGGGCAGCGCGACAGTGTGCCGCAGCGGTGACCACCGCCTCCGGCAGTCCATCACCATTAAGAGCAAG GTGGAGAGCTCGTGCAGTACCAAGACGGCGGTGACCTGCATCTCGGAGAAGGGCACGCGGTCCGTGGTGCAACACAGGAGCACCGCCAGACACCCAGAG GTTGTACGAACCACGGCGTTCTTGCACGAGATGTCCAACGGCGCCGGGGCAACTATCAACACGTACGAGGACAGCCGCAGCGGGATTCGGCAGCTCAGTGTCGGCCGTCACATCGGGGACAG GTCTCATCTGAGCGAGAAGAGTCGCAACGAGTTCACGGGCGAGGAGGAGAAGAGCGAGCATCTGGTCAACATCGCGTACGAAGAGCTCGGTGGCTTCGAGAGCGAGTGGAAGCAGCGCATGGGCCAAGAATAG